The genomic region ATGGTGGCATTCGGAGGAGGGGGCCCGATGTTCGCCGTATCGCTTGCAGAGGAGCTTGGCATAAGGAAGGTCGTAGTTCCAAGAGTGCCAGGAGTCTTTTCCGCCTGGGGTATGCTGATGACGGACCTCAGGCACGACTACATCCGCACGAAAGTCGTCAGTCTGGAGTCAGGGAACTTGGACGAATTGCAAGGGATATTTGATGAGATGAGGAAGAAGGCCGCACAGCAACTGAGACTCGAGGGAATGGGCGACGACGATATGCGTTTCGAAGGATTCTTCGACATACGTTACCTGGGCCAGGAGCACACGATTTCCACCCCGGTTCCGATGAGCCTGAAGGCGGGAGGTATGCTGGCCACTATACACAAACGTTTCCAGAACCTGCACTACAAGGCCTACACTTTCAACCTGAAGGACCCGACGGAGGTGGTGAATGTGCGCCTGGTGGCGTTCGGGAGAGTGAAGAAGCGGCCTCCGAGGCCAATGAGGGTCTCCAGAAGGGCGAGGGCGAAGCCTACGAAGACAAGAATGGTATACCTCGATGAATCCGGATTCAAGCGACTTCCTGTATACTCGAGGGAGTCGATTCCGCTTGGAGCCAGAGTGAAGGGACCCGCGATAGTGGAGGAGCCAACGGCAACCACGATACTGAGGAGGGGCAACGTGATGACGAACGACAGATATGGGAATCTGGTAGTGGAGTTGTAGGAGAATGACCAAGATATCTGACTTCACTTTGGACATCATCGAGAACAGCCTCATCGCTTCAGCCGAGGAGACGTTCTCAGCCTTCGGTAGGGCGAGCAAGAGTCCCGTCATATACGAGGTCCTCGACTACGCCGCAGGCCTAACCGACGCGAACGGCCGGCTGGTCGCCCAGGCCAACGGAGTTCCTGGTTTCCTTGGGACACTCGACATGGCTGTCCAAGACTGCATCAAGAAGTTCGGGAAAGACGGGTTCTCGCCGGGAGACATATGCATCGTCAACGTGCCCTACAGCAGTGGAACGCACCTGAACGACGTGAATCTGATCATGCCAGTTTTTGCGAAGGGAAGAATCGTGGCGTTCTCCGCAATCAAAGGTCATTGGAGCGAGGTGGGTGGCATGCACTTTGGCAGCTGGACCTCTGATTCCACAGAGATCTACCAGGAGGGGATGATCTTTCCACCAATCAAACTGTTCGAAAAAGGCAAGGTCGTCCAAGCGATGGTTGACATGATCAGGGCGAACGTCAGGACACCCGACATGACGCTCGGCGACATGGAAGCCCACGCGGCGTCGCTAAGGGTCGGGGCGAAGAGGATAGAAGACATCTGCAGCAAGTACGGCGTCGCTACCGTTCTTGAAGCGATGAACAGAATCCAAGCCAAAGGAGAAAGGCTAACGAAACTCAGGCTGAAGGAGCTGCCGCACGGTACCTTCGAGGTCGAGGACACGGTGGACGACGATGGCATCACAGACACTCCCGTGCCAGTGAGGGCGAAGATTACCATATCGGACGACGAATTCGTGATTGATCTCAGAGGGTCAGGGAAGCAGGCCAGGGGTTCGATAAACTGTCCATGGTGCGCCACCGTTTCTGCAGCAAGGGCGATCTTCAAGGCCGTCACAGACCTGCACGGCCCGGTAAGCGACGGGAACTTCAGGGCGCTCAAGGTTATTGCCGACCCGGGCTCAATATTCAACCCGATTCCACCAGCCCCGACCTCGACGTACTGGGAATCAATGGCTTTCATCACAGACCTGGTTTGGCACGCGTTGGCGCCGCTCATACCCGACAGGCTGTCCGCGGGGCACTTCCTCAGCGTCTGCGGCACCATAGTCGGAGGCACGGACGACAGGACCAAGCAGCCGTTCGCCATAGTCGAGCCGCAGCCTGGAGGCTGGGGAGGGGCCCTCGGGAAGGACGGGGAGAGCGGACTGGTCTGCTCGGGAGACGGCGAAACCTACATCATGTCGAACGAGGTGATGGAAGTGAGATACCCCATAGTGGTTGAACAGTACGCACTGAACATAAGCGATGGTTGCGGGAAGGGAGAGTACAGGGGCGGTTTCGGCGTGGTGAAAGACTACAGAATAAACAACTCCAACGCGAGCTTCACCTCGTCCATGGGCCGCTCGCTCTACCCATGCTGGGGCATCAACGGTGGAACGAAGGGGACACCGAACTACTTCGTGATTGAGAAGGCGAACCAGGCTCCGCGAAGATTGAGGAAGATAGCTGCAGAGTCGATGCAAAAGAACGACCTGATCAGGCTCCGGACAGGAGGTGGGGGCGGTTTCGGAGACCCGCTCAAGAGAGATCCCGAAAAGGTCCTCGACGACGTGATCGACGAGTACATCAGCGTCGAACAGGCAAGGAACGACTATGGCGTTGTGGTGGACAAGTCAAGTATGAAGGTTGACCTTGAACAGACGAGGAAATTGAGGGAAATGCTCCTCGGCACACGGCGCTGACCACGCTGGCACCTCGGGCCTGACGCCAGCCTACTCCAGACTACGTGCGTC from Nitrososphaerales archaeon harbors:
- a CDS encoding hydantoinase B/oxoprolinase family protein, encoding MTKISDFTLDIIENSLIASAEETFSAFGRASKSPVIYEVLDYAAGLTDANGRLVAQANGVPGFLGTLDMAVQDCIKKFGKDGFSPGDICIVNVPYSSGTHLNDVNLIMPVFAKGRIVAFSAIKGHWSEVGGMHFGSWTSDSTEIYQEGMIFPPIKLFEKGKVVQAMVDMIRANVRTPDMTLGDMEAHAASLRVGAKRIEDICSKYGVATVLEAMNRIQAKGERLTKLRLKELPHGTFEVEDTVDDDGITDTPVPVRAKITISDDEFVIDLRGSGKQARGSINCPWCATVSAARAIFKAVTDLHGPVSDGNFRALKVIADPGSIFNPIPPAPTSTYWESMAFITDLVWHALAPLIPDRLSAGHFLSVCGTIVGGTDDRTKQPFAIVEPQPGGWGGALGKDGESGLVCSGDGETYIMSNEVMEVRYPIVVEQYALNISDGCGKGEYRGGFGVVKDYRINNSNASFTSSMGRSLYPCWGINGGTKGTPNYFVIEKANQAPRRLRKIAAESMQKNDLIRLRTGGGGGFGDPLKRDPEKVLDDVIDEYISVEQARNDYGVVVDKSSMKVDLEQTRKLREMLLGTRR